The following proteins are co-located in the Pseudomonadota bacterium genome:
- a CDS encoding SDR family NAD(P)-dependent oxidoreductase, translated as MAKLSGRTAIVTGGASGMGRGVALSFAEEGASVAVLDRNEAGAKEVAAAAAKSGVKTIGLACDVGNEASVKSAFAAAASALGDIDILVNNAGIDTTELIENMSTEMWDDMMRVNLDSIFFCSREVIPAMKRKGWGRIINFSSQLAHKGAPLMAHYCATKAGVMGFTRSLAYELVEHGITVNSINPGPIDTPLYMGIPEAWRRAKEDSMPIKRPGRVEEVVPTVLLLASDAGSFYVGASMNMNGGDVMV; from the coding sequence ATGGCTAAATTATCGGGCAGGACAGCAATCGTCACCGGCGGCGCTAGCGGCATGGGCCGGGGCGTCGCGTTATCTTTCGCCGAAGAGGGCGCTAGCGTCGCGGTGTTGGACAGAAACGAGGCCGGCGCCAAGGAGGTGGCGGCAGCCGCCGCCAAGAGCGGCGTGAAAACCATTGGCCTGGCTTGCGATGTCGGCAACGAAGCCTCAGTCAAGAGCGCCTTCGCCGCCGCCGCTTCGGCACTCGGCGATATCGACATTCTGGTCAACAATGCCGGCATCGACACCACCGAATTGATCGAAAACATGTCGACCGAAATGTGGGACGACATGATGCGCGTCAATCTCGACAGCATCTTCTTCTGCTCGCGTGAAGTGATCCCGGCGATGAAGCGCAAAGGCTGGGGCCGGATCATCAATTTCTCGTCGCAATTAGCGCATAAAGGTGCCCCCTTGATGGCCCATTACTGCGCCACCAAGGCCGGCGTGATGGGTTTCACCCGCTCGCTCGCCTATGAGCTGGTAGAGCATGGCATCACGGTAAATTCGATCAACCCGGGGCCGATCGATACGCCGCTCTACATGGGCATCCCCGAAGCCTGGCGGCGCGCAAAAGAAGACTCGATGCCGATCAAGCGACCGGGGCGGGTTGAAGAGGTTGTACCGACAGTGCTCCTGCTGGCCTCCGATGCAGGTTCGTTCTATGTCGGCGCGTCGATGAACATGAATGGCGGCGACGTCATGGTCTAG
- the ureC gene encoding urease subunit alpha: MVKITREHYAALYGPTTGDAVRLGDTALLAEIEHDYAFPGDECLHGGGKTLRDGIGLVSGLNSADGALDMLVSNAIVIDPVLGVVKGDIGIKEGRIAGVGKAGNPEIMDGVHKNLLCGASTTVRDAEGLIATPGGIDVHVHFDSAQLCEHAISSGITTMIGGSLGPITVGIDCGGAWNVGKMLQSAEHWPINFGFLGRGNSSKSNSLPDQLAGGAMGLKIHEDWGAMPAAIDTCLSVADEMDFQVQLHTDTLNESGFLEDTLAAIKGRTIHMYHAEGAGGGHAPDIIRIVGEHNCLPSSTNPTNPYTRNTFDEHLDMIMVCHHLNPAVPEDVAFAESRVRAETIAAEDVLHDIGAISMLGSDSQGMGRIAEVICRTWQLASKMREQRGRLAEERTTRGDNERIKRYIAKYTINAARSFGIDQHIGSLEDGKLADVVLWRPAFFGIKPELIIKGGFIVWSAMGDSAASLMTCEPLMMRPQWGAFGRAKEALSMSFVSQAAMDVDIKGKLGLNKTVAAVKGTRALNKGHMLHNDVCPEITVNPENFEVFVDGVLATCEPAETLPLTQRYMLR; the protein is encoded by the coding sequence ATGGTCAAGATCACACGCGAACATTATGCCGCGCTCTACGGCCCAACCACGGGCGATGCCGTGCGCCTCGGCGATACCGCGCTGCTCGCCGAAATCGAGCATGACTATGCCTTTCCCGGCGATGAATGCTTGCATGGTGGCGGCAAGACGCTGCGCGACGGCATCGGCCTTGTTTCGGGCCTCAATAGCGCCGACGGCGCGCTCGATATGCTGGTGTCAAATGCCATCGTGATCGACCCGGTATTGGGCGTGGTGAAAGGCGACATCGGCATTAAAGAGGGGCGAATCGCCGGCGTTGGCAAAGCCGGCAACCCGGAAATCATGGATGGCGTCCACAAGAATTTACTGTGTGGCGCCTCGACGACGGTGCGCGACGCCGAAGGCCTGATCGCCACGCCGGGCGGCATCGATGTGCATGTGCATTTTGATAGCGCACAGCTCTGCGAGCATGCCATTTCGAGCGGTATTACCACCATGATCGGCGGCTCGCTCGGGCCGATTACCGTCGGCATCGATTGTGGCGGCGCCTGGAACGTCGGTAAAATGCTGCAATCGGCGGAACATTGGCCGATTAATTTCGGCTTTCTCGGGCGCGGCAATTCGTCCAAATCCAATTCACTGCCCGATCAGCTCGCCGGCGGCGCAATGGGGCTGAAAATCCATGAAGATTGGGGCGCCATGCCGGCGGCCATCGATACCTGCCTCTCGGTCGCCGATGAAATGGATTTCCAGGTCCAACTGCATACCGACACGCTGAACGAAAGCGGCTTTCTTGAAGACACCCTGGCGGCGATCAAGGGCCGCACCATCCACATGTATCATGCCGAGGGCGCCGGCGGTGGCCATGCGCCGGATATCATCCGTATCGTCGGCGAGCATAACTGCCTGCCGTCCTCGACCAACCCGACCAACCCGTACACCCGAAACACCTTCGACGAACATCTCGACATGATCATGGTGTGTCACCATTTGAACCCGGCGGTGCCCGAGGACGTCGCCTTCGCCGAAAGCCGGGTGCGCGCCGAGACCATCGCGGCGGAAGACGTGCTGCATGATATCGGCGCCATCTCGATGCTCGGCTCGGACAGCCAGGGCATGGGGCGGATTGCGGAGGTGATTTGCCGCACCTGGCAGCTCGCCAGCAAGATGCGCGAGCAGCGCGGGCGCTTGGCGGAGGAGCGCACCACGCGCGGCGATAATGAGCGCATCAAGCGCTATATCGCCAAATATACCATTAACGCGGCGCGCAGCTTCGGCATCGACCAGCATATCGGCTCGCTGGAAGACGGCAAGCTGGCTGATGTGGTGCTGTGGCGCCCGGCTTTCTTCGGCATCAAGCCCGAATTGATCATCAAGGGCGGCTTCATCGTCTGGTCGGCGATGGGCGATTCCGCTGCGTCGTTGATGACCTGCGAGCCGCTGATGATGCGCCCGCAATGGGGCGCCTTCGGCCGCGCCAAGGAGGCGCTCAGCATGAGCTTTGTGTCCCAGGCGGCGATGGATGTCGACATCAAAGGCAAGCTCGGCCTGAACAAAACCGTGGCGGCGGTCAAAGGCACGCGCGCACTCAACAAGGGCCACATGCTGCACAATGATGTCTGCCCCGAGATCACCGTGAACCCGGAGAATTTCGAGGTCTTCGTTGATGGCGTCCTGGCAACCTGCGAGCCGGCCGAAACCTTGCCGCTCACCCAACGCTACATGCTGCGCTGA
- the ureB gene encoding urease subunit beta: MLLTPTETERLLIFSAAELARKRRARGLKLNHPEAIALICDEILEGARDGRTVADLIGFGATILNSDDVMPGVGDMMPMIQVEGMFPDGTKLVTVHDPIRPGKEQIAEADQVRPGEIIAAEGDIELNAGRRQASVRVTNTGDRPVQIGSHYHFFEVNKALDFDREVSFGMHLDVPAGTAMRFEPGEAKEVALVAFGGTGEIFGLNSLTDGSHLSEANKQAALSRARERGFKGA, translated from the coding sequence ATGCTTCTAACGCCGACGGAAACCGAGCGGCTGCTCATTTTTAGCGCCGCCGAACTGGCCCGCAAACGCCGCGCGCGAGGCCTGAAGCTCAACCATCCGGAGGCCATCGCCCTGATCTGCGATGAAATCCTCGAAGGTGCCCGCGATGGCCGCACGGTCGCCGATCTCATCGGCTTCGGCGCAACCATCCTCAACAGTGATGATGTGATGCCGGGTGTCGGCGACATGATGCCGATGATCCAGGTCGAGGGCATGTTCCCCGACGGCACCAAGCTGGTGACGGTGCATGACCCAATCCGCCCCGGCAAGGAACAGATCGCCGAAGCGGATCAAGTACGGCCCGGCGAGATTATTGCCGCCGAGGGCGACATCGAATTGAATGCCGGTCGGCGCCAGGCCAGCGTGCGCGTCACCAACACTGGGGACCGCCCGGTCCAAATCGGCAGCCATTACCACTTTTTTGAGGTCAACAAAGCGCTCGATTTCGACCGCGAGGTGTCGTTCGGCATGCATCTAGACGTGCCGGCCGGCACGGCCATGCGCTTCGAGCCGGGCGAGGCCAAGGAAGTCGCTTTGGTGGCGTTCGGCGGTACGGGCGAGATCTTCGGCCTCAACAGCCTGACAGACGGCTCACACCTCTCGGAGGCCAATAAACAAGCGGCGCTCAGCCGCGCGCGCGAACGCGGCTTTAAGGGGGCCTAA
- a CDS encoding amidohydrolase family protein: MDLILRNAVLVGGDGRTVDIGIEDGRIKAIEAGLAAEGETLDLGRRLLSPGFIETHIHLDKACIMDRCRSEKGDLAEAIDEVTKSKKEFSEEDVAARASRVLEKCVSHGTTHMRTHLEVDPGIGMRGFNGVFPLIEQWRWAIDIEICVFPQEGLLNNPGTDELMVEALRRGARVIGAAPYTDSDPHGQIDRVFELAREFDVDIDMHLDFGEDAEQLDVDYVCDLTEVFDYGGRVTVGHVTKLSTATPAHFKATAKRMADAGVAVTVLPSTDLFLMGRVDEKSVKRGVTAAHKLLKDGVNCSLSTNNVLNPFTPFGDCSLLRMANLYANICQVGARAEIRDCFDMITSRSAGILGLENHGVHIGAPADLVVIDTDQPETAVAELAPPLFGFKRGRMTFKRAPVEILKP; encoded by the coding sequence ATGGATCTCATCCTCAGAAACGCGGTTTTGGTCGGCGGCGATGGGCGCACAGTCGATATCGGCATTGAAGACGGACGCATCAAAGCCATCGAAGCCGGCCTCGCGGCGGAGGGCGAAACCCTCGATCTTGGCCGGCGGCTGCTGTCGCCGGGCTTTATCGAGACCCATATCCACCTCGACAAGGCCTGCATCATGGATCGTTGCCGCTCCGAAAAGGGCGATTTGGCTGAGGCCATCGACGAGGTCACAAAATCCAAGAAGGAATTTTCGGAAGAGGACGTTGCCGCCCGTGCATCGCGCGTGCTGGAAAAATGCGTCAGCCACGGCACCACCCATATGCGCACCCATCTCGAGGTCGATCCCGGCATCGGCATGCGCGGCTTCAACGGCGTATTCCCGCTGATTGAACAATGGCGCTGGGCGATCGACATAGAGATCTGCGTTTTCCCGCAGGAAGGGCTGCTCAACAATCCCGGCACCGACGAACTGATGGTCGAGGCGCTGCGACGCGGCGCCCGGGTGATCGGCGCCGCGCCCTACACGGATTCCGACCCGCACGGCCAGATCGACCGCGTCTTCGAGCTCGCGCGCGAATTCGACGTCGATATCGACATGCATCTCGATTTCGGCGAGGACGCCGAACAGCTTGATGTCGATTATGTCTGCGATCTGACCGAGGTCTTCGATTATGGCGGTCGGGTGACGGTCGGCCATGTCACCAAGCTTTCGACCGCCACGCCGGCGCATTTCAAAGCCACCGCCAAACGCATGGCCGACGCCGGCGTCGCCGTGACGGTGCTGCCCTCGACCGATCTGTTCCTGATGGGCCGGGTCGATGAAAAGAGCGTCAAACGCGGCGTGACGGCCGCGCACAAGCTCCTCAAAGACGGCGTCAATTGCTCTCTCTCGACCAACAACGTGCTGAACCCGTTCACCCCGTTCGGCGATTGCTCGCTCCTTCGCATGGCCAATCTCTACGCCAACATCTGCCAGGTCGGCGCCCGCGCCGAAATACGCGATTGCTTCGACATGATCACCAGCCGTTCGGCTGGGATTCTGGGATTGGAGAATCATGGCGTGCACATTGGCGCCCCGGCCGATCTCGTCGTCATCGACACCGACCAACCCGAAACCGCCGTCGCCGAACTTGCGCCGCCGCTCTTCGGCTTCAAGCGCGGCCGCATGACCTTCAAACGCGCGCCGGTTGAGATTTTGAAGCCGTAG
- a CDS encoding Gfo/Idh/MocA family oxidoreductase, which yields MQNGAHKVLVLGVGNMGRSHALAYHKLKGFEIVGLCSPSIHERSELPSELSGYPKFTDFDKALAETKPDVVSVNTYPDSHADFCRKAFDAGCHVFTEKPLATTVADAQQIIDMAKAANKKLVIGYILRVHPAWMEFIRRAQGLGKPLVMRMNLNQQSSGEPWIWHRNLMQSLTPIVDCGVHYVDVMCQMTGARPIKVHGIGAKLSDETKVQNYGHLHVEFDDGSVGWYEAGWGPMMSETAFFVKDVVGPKGSVSIVVPQEGQEHASSDDIDSHVKTNAILCHSSEIDENNKFVHEDEWINMADEPGHQELCDREQEYLLKTINEDIDLTDHMQNGVDSLRIVLAAQESIDSGEIVRLN from the coding sequence ATGCAAAATGGCGCGCATAAGGTGCTGGTATTGGGTGTCGGAAATATGGGCCGCAGCCACGCGCTGGCCTATCACAAACTCAAGGGGTTCGAGATCGTCGGCTTGTGCAGCCCCTCGATTCACGAGCGCAGCGAACTGCCGAGCGAGTTAAGCGGCTATCCTAAATTTACCGATTTCGATAAGGCGCTGGCAGAAACCAAGCCCGATGTCGTTTCCGTCAACACCTATCCCGACAGCCATGCCGATTTTTGCCGCAAGGCGTTTGACGCCGGCTGCCATGTATTTACCGAAAAGCCGCTGGCCACCACCGTAGCCGATGCGCAACAGATCATCGACATGGCCAAAGCCGCCAACAAGAAGCTGGTGATCGGCTATATCCTCCGGGTCCACCCGGCCTGGATGGAATTCATCCGGCGCGCGCAGGGGCTCGGCAAGCCACTCGTCATGCGTATGAACCTCAACCAGCAATCGAGCGGCGAGCCGTGGATCTGGCACCGCAATCTGATGCAATCGCTGACCCCGATTGTCGATTGCGGCGTGCATTATGTCGATGTCATGTGCCAGATGACCGGCGCCAGGCCAATCAAAGTGCATGGCATTGGGGCCAAGCTCAGCGACGAGACCAAGGTGCAGAATTACGGCCATCTGCATGTCGAATTCGATGACGGCTCGGTCGGCTGGTACGAAGCCGGCTGGGGGCCGATGATGAGCGAGACCGCGTTTTTCGTGAAAGATGTGGTTGGCCCGAAGGGCTCGGTCTCGATTGTCGTGCCGCAAGAAGGTCAGGAGCATGCGTCGTCGGACGATATCGATTCGCATGTCAAAACCAACGCCATTCTGTGCCATTCGAGCGAGATCGACGAAAACAACAAATTCGTCCATGAAGACGAGTGGATCAACATGGCCGACGAGCCGGGCCATCAAGAGCTGTGCGACCGCGAGCAGGAATATCTGCTGAAGACGATCAATGAAGATATCGACCTCACCGATCACATGCAGAACGGTGTGGATTCGCTGCGCATTGTCCTCGCCGCGCAGGAGAGCATCGATAGCGGCGAGATCGTGCGCCTGAACTGA
- a CDS encoding D-aminoacylase, producing MNEAAESACDILFAGGDVIDGTGATRVRADVAVTGDRITAIGDLGQMRAGRRVDATGRVVAPGFIDVHTHDDNLLFRDADMTPKTSQGVTTVVVGNCGISLAPLVLKGDAPPPPLDLLGGSSDYRFERFGDYLDALDETPAAANAAFLIGHSTLRLGAMSDVERGATTSEIDAMAKVVEEAMQSGATGFSTGLIYAPNKAAPTDEIVALAQVTSDGGGIYVTHMRNEGVDIDKSLDETFEIGRRANLPIVVSHHKCAGKENHGRSVETLARFDTARGDQKVGLDVYPYTAGSTVIMVEMVETAARVIITWSDARPEFAGRDLADIATELGCSARETAEQLIPGGAIYFMMDEADVQRILAYPHAMVGSDGLPHDKHPHPRLWGTFPRVLGHYARDLGLFTLEDAVRRMTGLSAEQFGLKDRGVLRQGAFADITMFNPETVIDSSTFEKPTTPAAGIDVVMVNGEVIREDGRVTGARPGRALRRNGA from the coding sequence ATGAACGAAGCGGCAGAGAGTGCCTGCGATATTTTGTTCGCGGGCGGAGACGTGATTGACGGCACCGGCGCCACGCGAGTGCGCGCCGATGTCGCGGTCACAGGTGATCGCATCACCGCCATCGGTGATCTCGGCCAGATGCGAGCCGGGCGCCGGGTTGACGCCACGGGGCGGGTCGTTGCGCCGGGTTTTATTGACGTGCACACGCATGACGACAATCTCTTGTTCCGCGACGCCGACATGACACCCAAGACCAGCCAGGGCGTGACGACGGTGGTGGTCGGCAATTGCGGCATCAGCTTGGCACCGCTGGTGCTTAAGGGCGATGCACCGCCGCCGCCCTTGGACCTCCTCGGCGGCAGCAGCGATTATCGCTTCGAGCGTTTCGGCGACTATCTCGATGCTCTCGATGAAACTCCGGCGGCGGCCAATGCGGCGTTCCTGATCGGCCATTCGACGCTTCGCCTCGGCGCCATGAGCGATGTCGAGCGCGGCGCCACGACGAGCGAGATCGACGCCATGGCGAAAGTGGTGGAAGAGGCCATGCAATCGGGCGCCACGGGCTTCAGCACCGGGCTGATTTATGCGCCCAACAAGGCGGCGCCGACCGACGAGATCGTCGCGTTGGCGCAAGTTACCAGCGACGGCGGCGGCATTTACGTTACCCATATGCGCAATGAAGGCGTGGATATCGACAAATCCCTCGACGAGACGTTCGAGATCGGCCGGCGTGCCAATCTGCCGATTGTGGTGTCGCACCATAAATGCGCTGGCAAGGAAAACCACGGCCGCAGCGTCGAGACGTTGGCGCGCTTCGACACCGCGCGGGGCGACCAGAAAGTCGGTCTCGATGTCTATCCCTATACGGCAGGCTCAACCGTGATCATGGTCGAGATGGTCGAGACGGCGGCGCGCGTCATCATCACCTGGTCCGACGCCCGGCCCGAATTCGCCGGCCGCGATTTGGCGGATATCGCCACCGAACTGGGGTGTTCGGCACGCGAGACAGCGGAGCAGTTGATCCCGGGCGGCGCGATCTATTTCATGATGGACGAAGCTGATGTGCAGCGCATCCTCGCCTATCCGCATGCCATGGTCGGCTCGGACGGTCTGCCACATGACAAGCACCCGCATCCGCGGCTCTGGGGCACCTTTCCGCGCGTTCTTGGCCATTATGCGCGCGACCTTGGATTGTTTACCCTGGAAGATGCGGTGCGTCGCATGACCGGGCTCTCCGCCGAGCAGTTTGGTCTGAAGGACAGAGGCGTGCTGCGCCAAGGCGCGTTCGCCGATATCACGATGTTCAATCCGGAAACGGTGATCGACAGCTCGACCTTCGAGAAGCCGACCACGCCAGCCGCGGGCATCGATGTAGTGATGGTCAATGGCGAGGTCATCCGCGAGGATGGCCGGGTCACTGGCGCCAGGCCTGGCCGCGCCCTTCGTCGAAACGGAGCTTAA